A region of Crenobacter cavernae DNA encodes the following proteins:
- a CDS encoding DUF1353 domain-containing protein → MSEFSVRWVFQLEIDCVYNVRRHLPAEWHEGCTFIDKKGRRRLEIHPNGDVKVLAGYSWDGCTPKISVFDLVLGTPDGVPNRVTKRPKAYYASLLHDVLYQFLDAGLPLSRAQADKVFLEILTRDRFAPRWIYYGAVRMFGGVFRLFTRRKRRYAGKRIPLLIDGAA, encoded by the coding sequence ATGTCCGAGTTCTCTGTTCGTTGGGTCTTCCAGTTAGAGATCGACTGCGTCTACAACGTTCGTCGGCACCTGCCTGCAGAATGGCATGAAGGCTGCACCTTCATCGACAAAAAGGGGCGACGACGTCTGGAGATTCATCCGAATGGTGATGTCAAAGTGCTTGCTGGCTACTCATGGGATGGCTGTACACCAAAGATCTCGGTATTCGACCTCGTATTAGGAACGCCAGATGGGGTTCCGAACCGAGTGACGAAGAGGCCAAAGGCATACTACGCTTCCCTATTGCACGACGTCCTCTATCAGTTCCTGGATGCTGGGCTTCCCTTGTCTAGAGCCCAAGCCGACAAAGTCTTCTTGGAAATCCTCACTAGGGATCGCTTCGCGCCACGCTGGATTTACTATGGCGCCGTCCGGATGTTTGGTGGCGTTTTCAGGCTCTTCACACGTCGGAAGCGACGCTATGCCGGAAAGCGAATACCTTTGCTGATAGACGGTGCAGCCTAA
- a CDS encoding MFS transporter, whose product MQQVGAAALSAPKTGVRWKVFLMMLFLIALNYIDRASLSVAMPLIAKEFDLSPAMQGLLLSSFFWTYAMMQIPGGMLADKYKPRIVIAAATVLWGLSQTLAAFCGSATTLLLARLGLGATEAPIMPAGGKLNANWMTKNERGRGATLLDGGAPLGAALGAIIITWLITSLNSWRLAFIVAGVATIIAGFYAYRFIRNTPREHPSVNEAEASYVEAAHAAEHSNEPANLSGRTMDFIKYRSVWCMALGWLCFNTVFYGLLTWMPNYLNKVHGFDIKQMGGATFCIFFSGFVGELVGGWISDKWKDAGGSANVVMRTLFSIAAIIATASIFSVAYVKDPLTVVILLSSTLFFLRWCGLYWCVPSILGTRNKVGVLGGIMNLGGNIGGISVPIIVGLIVQTTGSYFLALMFFAAAGVGLLLCSNGIDYEKKLPV is encoded by the coding sequence ATGCAGCAAGTCGGAGCCGCGGCGCTTAGCGCGCCCAAGACAGGCGTCAGATGGAAGGTATTCCTGATGATGCTGTTCCTCATCGCACTGAACTACATCGACCGCGCGTCGCTGTCGGTGGCCATGCCGCTGATCGCGAAGGAATTCGACCTGAGCCCCGCCATGCAGGGCCTGTTGCTCAGTTCCTTCTTCTGGACCTACGCGATGATGCAGATCCCGGGCGGCATGCTGGCGGACAAGTACAAGCCGCGCATCGTGATCGCGGCCGCGACCGTCCTCTGGGGTCTGTCCCAGACGCTGGCGGCGTTCTGCGGCAGCGCCACCACGCTCTTGCTGGCCCGTCTCGGCCTCGGCGCGACCGAAGCGCCGATCATGCCGGCCGGCGGCAAGCTCAACGCCAACTGGATGACCAAGAACGAACGCGGCCGCGGCGCGACGCTGCTCGACGGCGGCGCGCCGCTCGGCGCCGCGCTCGGTGCGATCATCATCACCTGGCTGATCACCTCGCTGAACTCGTGGCGTCTCGCCTTCATCGTCGCCGGCGTGGCCACGATCATCGCCGGCTTCTACGCCTACCGCTTCATCCGCAACACGCCGCGCGAGCACCCGTCGGTCAACGAGGCCGAAGCCAGCTACGTCGAGGCCGCCCACGCCGCCGAGCACAGCAACGAACCGGCCAACCTGTCCGGCCGCACCATGGACTTCATCAAGTACCGCTCGGTGTGGTGCATGGCGCTCGGCTGGCTGTGCTTCAACACGGTGTTCTACGGCCTGTTGACCTGGATGCCGAACTACCTGAACAAGGTGCACGGCTTCGACATCAAGCAGATGGGCGGCGCCACCTTCTGCATCTTCTTCTCGGGCTTCGTCGGCGAGCTGGTCGGCGGCTGGATCTCCGACAAATGGAAGGACGCCGGCGGCTCGGCCAACGTGGTGATGCGTACGCTGTTCAGCATCGCCGCGATCATCGCGACCGCGTCGATCTTCTCGGTCGCCTACGTCAAGGACCCGCTGACCGTCGTCATCCTCTTGTCGTCGACGCTGTTCTTCCTGCGCTGGTGCGGCCTGTACTGGTGCGTGCCGTCGATCCTCGGCACGCGCAACAAGGTCGGCGTGCTCGGCGGCATCATGAACCTGGGCGGCAATATCGGCGGCATCTCGGTGCCGATCATCGTCGGCCTGATCGTGCAGACCACCGGCTCCTACTTCCTCGCGTTGATGTTCTTCGCCGCCGCCGGCGTCGGCCTGCTGCTGTGCTCTAACGGCATCGACTACGAAAAGAAACTCCCCGTGTAA
- a CDS encoding DUF1772 domain-containing protein, whose protein sequence is MPLVDELLFPITLFAALGCGLMAGLFFAFSNFVMKALARLPPDSGIASMQSINVAVLNPLFLTLFLGTAAACLLLVFYSLLRWQNPGTVWLLAASTFYLIGNIVVTMAFNVPLNDALARIDASNAEAIHVWRSYVTGWTRWNHVRTITALAAAASLTIALCQLAAVAR, encoded by the coding sequence ATGCCGCTAGTTGATGAACTACTGTTCCCCATAACGCTCTTCGCAGCGCTTGGCTGCGGGTTGATGGCTGGACTCTTCTTTGCCTTCTCGAACTTCGTGATGAAGGCCCTCGCCCGGCTCCCTCCGGACAGCGGCATCGCGTCCATGCAGTCCATCAACGTTGCGGTTCTCAACCCATTGTTCCTGACTCTCTTCCTTGGCACCGCCGCAGCTTGCTTGCTCCTCGTGTTCTACTCACTTTTGCGTTGGCAAAACCCTGGCACCGTCTGGTTGCTGGCTGCTAGCACGTTCTATCTCATCGGCAACATTGTGGTGACGATGGCCTTCAACGTGCCGCTAAACGATGCCTTGGCGCGCATCGATGCGTCGAACGCCGAAGCCATCCACGTCTGGCGCAGCTACGTCACCGGCTGGACGAGGTGGAACCACGTGAGGACCATCACTGCGCTCGCAGCGGCAGCCTCACTCACGATTGCGCTTTGTCAGTTGGCGGCTGTCGCGCGATAG
- a CDS encoding tyrosine-type recombinase/integrase, whose product MAERKSWLFRFMIDGKAREMGLGSCQDLSLAQARDAAAQCRLLLTEGKDPQQERERQRHQARLTQAQQITFQEAADRFMTAKHHEWKDGKHSQQWANTLATYVYPELGPLPVGAIDVTLVVKVLEPTWRDKTETASRVRGRIEQVFDWAIAHRYRSDDNPARWKGLLDKLLPTPGKIQRSSHHPSLPYANLPALFTKLRAEDASSAKALVFLILTAERTSEVLGASWQEIDFDKGLWIIPAGRMKPSKEHRVPLCATAPANA is encoded by the coding sequence CTGGCGGAGAGGAAGTCTTGGCTGTTCCGCTTCATGATCGACGGCAAGGCCCGCGAGATGGGGCTTGGCTCATGCCAAGACCTGTCGCTGGCGCAGGCGCGCGACGCGGCGGCGCAATGCCGTCTACTGCTGACGGAAGGCAAGGACCCGCAGCAGGAACGGGAACGCCAGCGACATCAGGCGCGCCTGACACAAGCCCAGCAGATCACCTTTCAGGAGGCCGCCGATCGATTCATGACCGCCAAGCATCACGAATGGAAAGACGGTAAGCACTCTCAGCAGTGGGCCAATACCCTCGCCACCTATGTCTACCCGGAGTTGGGGCCACTACCGGTCGGCGCGATCGACGTGACGTTGGTGGTCAAGGTGCTGGAGCCGACCTGGCGCGACAAGACTGAAACCGCTTCGCGGGTCCGGGGCCGGATCGAACAGGTGTTCGACTGGGCGATTGCTCACCGCTACCGCTCCGACGATAACCCGGCGCGTTGGAAAGGGCTGCTGGACAAGCTGCTGCCGACGCCCGGCAAGATCCAGCGCTCCTCCCACCATCCTTCTTTGCCCTATGCGAATCTACCTGCCCTGTTCACAAAACTGCGGGCGGAAGATGCGAGCTCGGCCAAGGCGCTGGTGTTTCTGATCCTCACTGCGGAGCGTACTTCGGAGGTGCTGGGGGCGAGCTGGCAAGAAATCGACTTCGACAAGGGGCTGTGGATCATTCCGGCCGGCCGGATGAAGCCGAGCAAGGAGCACCGGGTACCACTGTGCGCCACGGCCCCTGCCAATGCTTGA
- a CDS encoding maleate cis-trans isomerase family protein — protein MKKRVLLGMLTPSSNTALEPITSAMVAQLPGVSAHFSRFTVTEISLSNQALGQFDTGNIIQAAKLLADAKVDVIAWNGTSSGWLGFDSDRRLCEQIQDATGIPATTSVLALNEILEKTGVKQFGLVSPYLEDVQQKIVANYLASGFDCSAESHLKLKVNFEFSEVGEDTLRQQIREVAKQRPEAITTFCTNLHAAHLADEVEKEFGIPLYDTISTVVWKSLKLAGYDTTQLKGWGRLFSEVN, from the coding sequence ATGAAAAAACGCGTCCTCCTCGGCATGCTGACCCCGTCCTCCAACACCGCGCTCGAACCGATCACCAGCGCGATGGTCGCCCAGCTGCCCGGCGTCAGCGCCCACTTCTCGCGCTTTACCGTCACCGAGATTTCGCTGTCAAATCAGGCGCTCGGCCAGTTCGACACCGGCAACATCATCCAGGCGGCCAAGCTGTTGGCCGACGCCAAGGTCGACGTGATCGCCTGGAACGGCACGTCGTCCGGCTGGCTCGGCTTCGACTCCGACCGCCGCCTGTGCGAGCAGATCCAGGACGCGACCGGCATCCCGGCGACCACCTCGGTGCTGGCGCTGAACGAAATCCTGGAAAAGACCGGCGTGAAGCAATTCGGCCTCGTCAGCCCCTACCTCGAAGACGTGCAGCAGAAGATCGTCGCCAACTACCTGGCTTCCGGCTTCGACTGCTCGGCCGAGAGCCACCTCAAGCTGAAGGTGAATTTCGAGTTTTCCGAGGTCGGCGAAGACACGCTGCGCCAGCAGATCCGCGAAGTCGCGAAGCAGCGCCCCGAGGCGATCACCACCTTCTGCACCAACCTGCACGCGGCGCACCTGGCAGACGAGGTGGAGAAGGAGTTCGGCATTCCGCTCTACGACACCATCTCTACCGTGGTGTGGAAGTCGCTGAAGCTCGCCGGCTACGACACCACCCAGCTCAAGGGCTGGGGCCGGCTGTTCTCCGAAGTCAACTGA